A genomic stretch from Fibrobacter sp. UWEL includes:
- a CDS encoding YeiH family protein, producing the protein MKEKIAKIAFVALIIAACVPCVASWMALMAGIVYAFAFGGPVFPKFAKKTQKYLLQGCVVGLGFGMNLQAALASGKDGMMFTIISVVAVMVLGFLVGKILKVDTKTSYLVSSGTAICGGSAIAAVAPVVDADDKQMSMSLGTIFVLNALALLIFPPLGHFFGLDNQQFGEWAAIAIHDTSSVVGAAAAYSDESLQVAAMVKCTRALWILPLALITMVFFRKNAGKGKLNVVPWFIFLFAIAMVINTYLFPALGVPESVGKTIVMIAKRGFAVTLFLIGTGLSKAALQKCGPKPFIQGVILWFAIGISSLLVIKGF; encoded by the coding sequence ATGAAAGAGAAAATCGCAAAAATCGCCTTCGTTGCCCTGATTATTGCAGCCTGCGTCCCCTGCGTAGCATCCTGGATGGCATTGATGGCAGGTATCGTCTACGCCTTCGCCTTCGGAGGTCCCGTCTTCCCCAAGTTTGCCAAGAAAACCCAGAAGTACTTGCTTCAGGGCTGCGTGGTGGGCCTTGGTTTCGGCATGAACTTGCAGGCAGCACTTGCCAGCGGTAAGGACGGCATGATGTTCACCATCATTTCCGTGGTGGCCGTCATGGTGCTGGGCTTCCTGGTGGGCAAGATTCTTAAGGTGGACACCAAGACTTCTTACCTGGTTAGCAGCGGTACCGCAATTTGCGGTGGTTCCGCCATCGCAGCAGTTGCTCCCGTTGTGGACGCCGACGACAAGCAGATGAGCATGTCTCTGGGCACCATCTTCGTGCTGAACGCTCTCGCTCTCTTGATCTTCCCTCCCCTGGGCCATTTCTTCGGCCTGGATAACCAGCAGTTCGGTGAATGGGCTGCCATCGCCATCCACGACACCAGTTCTGTGGTGGGCGCTGCCGCAGCCTACAGCGACGAATCCTTGCAGGTGGCCGCCATGGTCAAATGCACCCGAGCTCTCTGGATTCTTCCTCTCGCACTCATCACCATGGTGTTCTTCCGCAAGAACGCTGGCAAGGGCAAGCTGAATGTGGTTCCCTGGTTCATCTTCCTGTTCGCCATCGCCATGGTCATCAACACCTACCTGTTCCCCGCACTGGGCGTTCCCGAATCTGTAGGCAAGACCATCGTCATGATCGCCAAGCGCGGTTTCGCCGTGACCCTGTTCCTCATCGGTACCGGTCTCTCCAAGGCAGCCCTCCAGAAGTGCGGTCCCAAGCCCTTTATCCAGGGCGTGATTCTGTGGTTTGCCATCGGCATTTCCAGCCTGCTGGTGATCAAGGGTTTCTAA
- a CDS encoding DUF5662 family protein yields the protein MFHPIRHFITISKHRHEVIRLCFRAGIGFQGLFHDLSKYSPTEFIPGAKYYTGKESPNNGERNATGYSLAWMHHKGRNKHHFEFWYDYEMATKKIVPMPMPDRYIKEMFCDRVAASKTYGGKDYDRTSPLKYLTKSTAREKMEENTYKKLLYLLTMLAEKGEKETLAFIRHANKLPTE from the coding sequence ATGTTTCATCCGATTAGACATTTTATCACCATCAGCAAGCACCGTCACGAAGTGATTCGTCTATGCTTCCGCGCGGGTATCGGATTCCAGGGTCTTTTCCACGATTTGTCCAAGTACAGTCCCACGGAATTTATTCCTGGAGCCAAGTACTATACCGGAAAGGAATCTCCCAACAATGGCGAACGTAACGCCACAGGTTATAGCCTGGCATGGATGCACCATAAGGGTAGAAACAAGCATCACTTTGAATTCTGGTACGACTATGAAATGGCTACCAAGAAAATCGTGCCCATGCCTATGCCGGACCGCTACATCAAGGAAATGTTCTGCGACCGCGTTGCAGCATCCAAGACCTACGGCGGCAAGGATTACGACCGCACCAGCCCTCTGAAGTATTTAACCAAGAGTACGGCTCGCGAAAAGATGGAAGAAAACACCTACAAGAAACTTCTGTACCTTTTAACCATGCTTGCAGAAAAAGGCGAGAAAGAAACTTTAGCCTTTATCCGACACGCAAACAAGCTCCCTACGGAGTAG